One segment of Corynebacterium atrinae DNA contains the following:
- a CDS encoding chloride channel protein, which yields MRFALAVFSGGIAAGVVGAAMAWLFHLIHSLDGWWWALAGGGLAGLGWWWLRRDGPVRHIEDSLHTGAPLPLGRSLIDALLQILAVASGLSLGKEQAPRQGAAALMSTIAGWVRVTPEQRRLLVAASAGAGLAAVYNVPVAGFLFCVEVLPVRRSWRLLAAAGATSALATGISWLLLGRQPIYRFPALDFSWSILAWALLLVPLAALLGSAFLRLIAVAQEGATFDPRWLIVSIPAAIGVAVDISHLIPDLTGNGEEILQAAFTADSPWGLFLALLLLKPLLTALSLRAGAVGGTMTPSLAIGAALGGLAGSISGLDAPLIAAFALVGAAGVLAVVQRAPFFAAVIAWELTWAPWWILPILVAVAWAAHRLAVRISSTH from the coding sequence GTGCGCTTCGCCCTCGCCGTCTTCTCTGGTGGCATCGCTGCCGGGGTTGTTGGCGCTGCGATGGCCTGGCTCTTTCACCTCATCCACTCCCTCGACGGCTGGTGGTGGGCCCTCGCCGGAGGTGGCCTCGCGGGCCTCGGTTGGTGGTGGCTGCGACGGGATGGCCCCGTCCGCCACATCGAAGATTCCCTCCACACCGGCGCTCCCCTCCCGCTCGGTCGTTCGCTTATCGACGCCCTCCTTCAAATCCTCGCCGTCGCCTCCGGCCTGTCCCTGGGCAAAGAACAAGCGCCGCGCCAAGGCGCGGCGGCGCTCATGTCCACGATCGCCGGTTGGGTACGAGTAACCCCCGAGCAGCGCCGCCTCCTCGTGGCGGCGTCGGCGGGAGCCGGGTTAGCGGCGGTCTACAACGTGCCCGTGGCTGGCTTCCTCTTTTGCGTGGAAGTCCTGCCCGTCCGTCGAAGCTGGCGCCTCCTCGCCGCCGCGGGCGCGACATCCGCCCTGGCCACCGGAATTTCCTGGCTCCTGCTGGGGCGACAACCGATCTACCGTTTCCCCGCTTTGGACTTCTCCTGGTCGATTCTTGCCTGGGCGCTCCTCCTCGTTCCCCTCGCCGCCCTCCTGGGCTCCGCTTTCCTCCGCCTCATCGCCGTCGCGCAGGAGGGCGCCACGTTCGATCCCCGCTGGCTGATCGTGAGCATCCCGGCGGCCATCGGCGTTGCTGTCGACATCTCCCACCTCATCCCCGACCTCACCGGCAACGGCGAAGAAATCCTCCAAGCCGCCTTCACCGCCGACTCCCCCTGGGGACTCTTCCTCGCCCTCCTCCTACTCAAACCCCTGCTCACCGCGCTCTCCCTTCGTGCGGGCGCAGTGGGCGGCACCATGACTCCCTCGCTCGCCATCGGAGCAGCGCTGGGCGGGCTCGCCGGAAGCATCAGCGGACTCGACGCACCCCTCATCGCCGCCTTCGCCCTCGTCGGAGCCGCCGGAGTCCTGGCCGTGGTGCAACGCGCGCCCTTCTTCGCCGCCGTCATCGCCTGGGAACTCACCTGGGCGCCCTGGTGGATCCTGCCGATCCTGGTTGCTGTGGCGTGGGCGGCCCACCGCTTGGCTGTGCGTATTTCTTCCACCCACTAG
- a CDS encoding ABC transporter permease — MLRYIGRRLLQMIPVFFGATLLIYALVFLMPGDPVEALGGDRGLTEAARARIEAEYNLDKPFIIQYLLYIKGIFTLDFGTTFSGQPVSSVMANAFPVTIKLAAMAIVFEAVFGIIFGVIAGVRRGGIFDSTVLVMSLIVIAVPSFVIGFVLQFVVGVKWGILPVTVGSRETFTSLLMPALVLGAVSFAYVLRLTRQSVSENLRADYVRTARAKGLSNGKVMSRHVLRNSLIPVATFLGADLGSLMGGAIVTEGIFAINGVGGTIYQAIIKGEPTTVVSFTTVLVIVYIIANLIVDLIYAVLDPRIRYA, encoded by the coding sequence ATGTTGCGCTACATCGGGCGACGACTGCTCCAGATGATCCCCGTGTTCTTCGGAGCCACGCTACTCATCTATGCACTCGTCTTCCTCATGCCAGGCGACCCGGTCGAAGCCCTCGGCGGCGACCGCGGATTGACCGAGGCGGCTCGCGCCCGCATCGAGGCGGAGTACAACCTGGATAAACCCTTCATCATCCAGTACCTGCTCTACATCAAGGGCATTTTCACCCTGGACTTCGGAACCACCTTCTCCGGACAGCCAGTGTCAAGCGTCATGGCGAACGCCTTCCCTGTCACCATCAAATTGGCAGCAATGGCCATCGTCTTCGAGGCAGTCTTCGGCATTATCTTCGGTGTCATCGCTGGTGTCCGCCGCGGCGGAATCTTCGACTCCACCGTGTTGGTCATGTCGCTCATCGTCATCGCTGTTCCTTCCTTCGTCATCGGCTTCGTCTTGCAGTTCGTCGTTGGCGTGAAGTGGGGGATACTCCCCGTCACCGTGGGCTCAAGAGAAACGTTTACCTCCTTGCTCATGCCAGCCCTCGTGCTCGGAGCCGTCTCCTTCGCCTACGTGCTGCGGCTCACCCGACAATCGGTCTCGGAAAACCTGCGCGCCGACTACGTCCGCACCGCCCGGGCCAAGGGCCTGTCTAACGGCAAGGTCATGAGCCGCCATGTGCTGCGGAACTCGCTCATCCCAGTGGCGACCTTTCTCGGTGCTGACCTTGGTTCGCTCATGGGTGGCGCCATCGTCACCGAAGGTATCTTCGCCATCAACGGTGTCGGCGGCACGATCTACCAGGCCATCATTAAAGGTGAGCCCACGACGGTCGTATCGTTTACAACCGTGCTAGTCATCGTGTACATCATTGCCAACCTCATCGTTGACTTGATCTACGCCGTTCTCGACCCGAGGATCCGATATGCCTGA
- a CDS encoding ABC transporter ATP-binding protein — MMPASGSVVVEARDLGWRHASRREAALEGVSLRVERGEKILLTGNSGAGKSTLLAALAGILGDEEDGESMGSLSINGTVGMVLQDPDSQVIASRIGDDVAFGCENLRVPREEIWPRVRRALDLVGLNFPLDHPTRYLSGGQKQRLALAGVIAMEAELILLDEPTANLDPDGQREVVEAVEKVVAETGASLIVVEHRPQLWAHAVDRFLHLDAEGLHEITSSQLPTLPILPAAPPVPANTPALVEACELQPYWGPPRNLELPEGCSTVITGPNGSGKSTLALTLAGLVAPVGGELRYAKALRQGLIAPPHKWSSRDLAQRVGYVFQDPEHQFVARTVGEEMAVSGGAQDRIDDLLHRLWLKHLEHANPFTLSGGEKRRLSVATALVNTPRFLLLDEPTFGQDPTTFVELVGLVRELTEQGVTVASITHDELFFHALGDHEVRIR, encoded by the coding sequence CTGATGCCTGCCTCCGGGTCCGTGGTCGTCGAGGCTCGCGATCTCGGCTGGCGGCACGCCTCACGCCGGGAGGCAGCGCTGGAGGGGGTGAGTCTGCGCGTCGAGCGCGGGGAGAAGATCCTCCTCACTGGCAACTCCGGTGCCGGAAAGTCCACGCTTTTGGCCGCCCTGGCCGGCATTCTCGGCGACGAGGAAGATGGCGAATCGATGGGCTCGCTGTCCATCAACGGCACGGTGGGCATGGTGCTGCAGGACCCGGATTCGCAAGTGATCGCCTCGCGGATCGGTGATGACGTTGCCTTTGGCTGCGAAAACCTCCGCGTGCCCCGGGAGGAGATCTGGCCGCGCGTTCGCCGCGCCCTCGACCTCGTGGGCCTGAATTTCCCGCTGGATCACCCTACCCGCTACCTCTCGGGCGGGCAGAAGCAGCGCCTCGCCTTGGCCGGTGTCATCGCGATGGAGGCCGAGCTGATCCTCCTCGATGAGCCGACTGCGAACCTCGACCCGGACGGCCAGCGGGAAGTGGTAGAAGCGGTGGAAAAGGTCGTTGCGGAGACGGGTGCCAGCCTCATCGTGGTCGAGCACCGCCCGCAGTTGTGGGCGCACGCCGTTGATCGCTTCCTCCATCTAGATGCCGAAGGGCTGCACGAGATCACGTCCTCCCAGCTGCCGACCCTTCCGATCCTCCCTGCCGCCCCGCCGGTCCCCGCAAATACCCCCGCGTTGGTCGAAGCCTGTGAGCTGCAACCCTATTGGGGTCCGCCCCGAAACTTGGAGCTGCCGGAAGGATGCTCGACCGTCATCACCGGTCCCAATGGGTCGGGGAAGTCCACCCTGGCGCTGACGCTGGCCGGCCTGGTTGCTCCGGTGGGGGGAGAACTCCGCTACGCCAAAGCGCTGCGTCAGGGGTTGATCGCCCCGCCGCACAAGTGGTCCTCCCGGGACTTGGCGCAGCGGGTGGGCTACGTCTTCCAAGACCCCGAGCACCAGTTTGTTGCGCGCACGGTGGGCGAGGAGATGGCCGTATCGGGTGGAGCGCAGGATCGCATCGACGACCTCCTCCACCGCCTGTGGCTCAAGCACTTAGAGCACGCCAACCCGTTTACCCTCTCGGGAGGGGAGAAGCGGCGGCTGTCGGTGGCCACGGCGCTGGTGAACACGCCCCGCTTCCTCCTCCTCGATGAGCCCACCTTCGGCCAGGACCCCACCACCTTCGTCGAACTAGTTGGCCTCGTTCGCGAGCTCACGGAACAAGGAGTGACGGTCGCCTCCATCACCCACGATGAACTATTCTTCCATGCCCTCGGCGATCACGAGGTGCGGATTAGATGA
- a CDS encoding DUF2218 domain-containing protein: protein MTASATARIRSARPGRCAKALAAHFAHSARTEWDGDSGRGSLVFPAGNVGEVDMIAGDGVLLLHIESSPEHRDQLEAIVGTGVIDVGGDEDLVVEWKHPGGGDGSRWVAGQA from the coding sequence ATGACTGCTTCCGCGACTGCTCGGATTCGTAGTGCCAGGCCAGGGCGCTGCGCCAAAGCTCTCGCTGCCCACTTCGCCCATTCCGCTCGCACCGAGTGGGATGGGGATTCTGGACGCGGCTCCCTAGTCTTCCCTGCGGGCAATGTCGGAGAGGTCGACATGATCGCTGGCGATGGGGTCCTATTACTGCATATAGAGTCCTCACCTGAGCACCGGGATCAACTGGAGGCCATCGTCGGCACCGGTGTTATCGATGTTGGGGGAGACGAGGACCTCGTGGTGGAGTGGAAGCACCCAGGTGGCGGCGACGGCTCCCGGTGGGTGGCTGGCCAGGCTTAA
- a CDS encoding ABC transporter permease, whose product MPDINRNVSNPAGEDDILAGNALRPRMGQDHFIAETDETGLGAVDAVSDESAPVSQWRQAWRNLSVRPLFWVSSALILIAVLLALFPQLFTSTDPRMCVLANSLDQPRAGHPFGFDRQGCDIFARTIYGARASVTVGILTTALVVLIGTLIGSLAGYFGGILDSILSRVTDVFFAVPLVLAAIVVMQVFKDYRTIITVVLVLGLFGWTNIARITRGAVLSVKNEEYVTAARAVGASKWKILTSHILPNAAAPIIVYATVALGTFIVAEATLSFLGIGLPPSIVSWGGDISAAQASLRTQPMVLFYPAMALALTVLSFIMMGDVVRDALDPKARKR is encoded by the coding sequence ATGCCTGACATCAACCGCAACGTATCCAACCCGGCCGGTGAAGATGACATCCTGGCGGGCAACGCTCTTCGTCCCCGCATGGGCCAAGACCACTTCATCGCCGAAACGGACGAGACCGGCCTGGGCGCCGTCGATGCTGTCTCCGATGAATCGGCTCCGGTGTCCCAGTGGCGCCAAGCGTGGCGCAACCTTAGCGTCCGACCCCTGTTCTGGGTGTCGTCCGCCCTCATCCTCATCGCCGTGCTGTTGGCACTGTTCCCGCAGCTGTTCACCTCCACGGACCCGCGCATGTGTGTGCTGGCCAACTCGCTTGACCAACCGCGTGCCGGCCACCCCTTTGGTTTTGACCGCCAGGGCTGTGACATCTTCGCTCGCACCATCTACGGCGCCCGCGCCTCCGTTACGGTGGGTATCCTCACCACCGCGCTCGTCGTGCTCATCGGCACCTTGATCGGTTCCCTGGCCGGCTACTTCGGTGGCATCCTGGACTCGATCCTCTCCCGGGTGACGGACGTCTTCTTCGCCGTGCCGCTGGTGCTGGCAGCCATCGTCGTCATGCAGGTGTTCAAGGATTACCGCACGATTATCACCGTCGTACTCGTCCTTGGTCTCTTCGGCTGGACCAACATTGCCCGCATTACCCGTGGTGCGGTTCTGAGCGTGAAAAACGAGGAGTACGTCACTGCGGCGCGTGCCGTCGGTGCTTCTAAATGGAAGATCCTCACCAGCCACATCCTGCCGAACGCGGCAGCCCCGATCATCGTGTACGCCACGGTAGCCCTGGGTACCTTCATCGTCGCCGAGGCGACCCTGTCCTTCCTAGGAATCGGACTTCCGCCCAGCATCGTCAGCTGGGGTGGCGATATTTCCGCCGCCCAGGCCAGCCTCCGCACCCAACCGATGGTGCTGTTCTACCCGGCCATGGCGCTGGCACTGACGGTGCTCAGCTTCATCATGATGGGCGACGTCGTCCGCGACGCGCTTGACCCGAAGGCGAGGAAGCGATGA
- a CDS encoding ECF transporter S component, whose translation MSTSRARTSWRVIDIIIASVLGVACGLIFWVWNSIGYAWFTAMDALTPGFGGIAVGVWLLGGVIGGLVIRKPGAALFVEVVAATVSALLGNQWGIETMYAGVAQGLGAELIFAAFRYRRFTLPVAMLAGAAAGVGAFLLELFTSANLAKSLAFNSIYLTCLIISGAILAGFLGHWLVKALASTGALDRFAAGRKQV comes from the coding sequence GTGAGTACTTCACGCGCGCGCACCTCATGGCGCGTCATCGACATCATTATTGCTTCCGTTCTCGGTGTGGCCTGCGGCCTCATTTTCTGGGTGTGGAACTCCATCGGCTACGCCTGGTTCACCGCCATGGATGCGCTCACGCCCGGCTTCGGCGGCATTGCCGTGGGTGTGTGGCTGCTCGGCGGCGTCATCGGTGGTCTGGTCATCCGCAAGCCGGGTGCCGCGTTGTTCGTCGAAGTCGTGGCGGCGACGGTGTCTGCGCTTCTGGGTAATCAGTGGGGCATCGAGACGATGTACGCCGGAGTGGCTCAAGGCCTCGGCGCGGAGTTGATCTTCGCGGCCTTCCGTTACCGCCGTTTCACTCTTCCCGTCGCCATGCTGGCCGGCGCTGCCGCTGGCGTGGGAGCCTTCCTCCTAGAGCTGTTCACCAGCGCGAACCTGGCGAAGTCTCTGGCGTTCAACTCCATCTACCTCACCTGCCTCATCATCTCCGGGGCTATCCTCGCGGGCTTCCTCGGCCACTGGCTGGTCAAGGCTCTTGCCTCGACTGGCGCGCTTGATCGTTTCGCGGCTGGGCGGAAACAGGTCTGA
- a CDS encoding peptide ABC transporter substrate-binding protein — MTLSKKALSVLAASTLAMGLVACSSDSGSGSTGGDNYVVANGTEPQNPLIPSNTNEVGGGRIVDLIYSGLVYYDAEGEIHNEVAESIEPEGDKTFRVTLKDGWTFADGTEITAHHFVDSWNYAVANSHLSEYFFEPILGYAEGAQSMEGLKVIDDKTFTIELNQPEADFPQRLGYSAFYPLPDEAREDEAAFGESPNGNGPYKLASWNHNQDATLVPNEAYTGERKPKNDGIKFDFYAQQDAAYNDLLAGNLDVLDAVPDTAFSTFESELGDRAVNQPSAVFQSFTIPERLEHWSGEEGKLRREAISHAINREEITATIFQGTRTPASDFTSPVLPNYNGDITGNDVLDYDPEKAKDLWAQADAISPFTGEFTLSYNADGGHQAWVDATVNSIRNTLGIEAIGNPYPDFKSLRDDVTSRKIQGAFRTGWQADYPSLGNFLGPLYGTGAGSNDGDYSNPAFDAKLAEAAGADSPEAAATIYNESQEILFQDLPVIPLWYSNVTGGSSQNVDNVVFSWKSVPVYYDITKK, encoded by the coding sequence ATGACTCTCAGTAAGAAGGCGCTCAGCGTTCTGGCGGCCAGCACCCTGGCCATGGGCTTGGTTGCCTGCTCGAGCGACTCCGGTTCCGGCTCCACCGGTGGTGACAACTACGTTGTTGCTAATGGCACTGAGCCGCAGAACCCGCTCATCCCCTCGAACACCAACGAGGTCGGTGGCGGCCGCATCGTCGACCTCATCTATTCCGGCCTCGTCTACTACGACGCCGAGGGTGAAATCCACAACGAGGTGGCTGAGTCCATCGAGCCCGAGGGCGACAAGACCTTCCGCGTCACCCTCAAGGATGGCTGGACCTTCGCGGACGGCACTGAGATCACCGCCCACCACTTCGTGGACTCCTGGAACTACGCGGTGGCCAACTCTCACCTCTCCGAGTACTTCTTCGAGCCGATCCTGGGCTACGCCGAAGGCGCTCAGTCCATGGAGGGTCTGAAGGTCATCGATGACAAGACCTTTACCATCGAGCTCAACCAGCCTGAGGCCGACTTCCCGCAGCGCCTGGGATACTCCGCCTTCTATCCGCTGCCGGACGAGGCACGTGAGGACGAGGCAGCCTTCGGTGAGAGCCCGAACGGCAACGGCCCGTACAAGCTGGCAAGCTGGAACCACAACCAGGATGCGACCCTCGTCCCGAATGAGGCTTACACCGGCGAGCGTAAGCCAAAGAACGACGGCATCAAGTTCGACTTCTACGCCCAGCAGGATGCCGCCTACAACGACCTCCTCGCCGGGAACCTCGACGTTCTGGACGCTGTCCCGGACACCGCTTTCTCCACCTTCGAGTCCGAGCTCGGTGACCGTGCTGTGAACCAGCCTTCCGCTGTTTTCCAGTCCTTCACCATCCCGGAGCGCCTCGAGCACTGGAGTGGTGAAGAGGGCAAGCTTCGCCGCGAGGCCATCTCCCACGCCATCAACCGCGAAGAGATCACCGCCACCATCTTCCAGGGCACCCGGACCCCGGCCTCCGACTTCACCTCCCCAGTTCTGCCGAACTACAACGGCGACATCACGGGCAATGACGTCCTCGACTACGACCCGGAGAAGGCCAAGGACCTGTGGGCCCAGGCTGACGCCATTTCCCCCTTCACCGGCGAGTTCACCCTCTCCTACAACGCTGATGGTGGGCACCAGGCCTGGGTTGACGCCACTGTCAACTCCATCCGCAACACCCTCGGCATCGAAGCAATCGGCAACCCGTACCCGGACTTCAAGTCCCTGCGCGATGACGTGACCAGCCGTAAGATCCAGGGTGCCTTCCGTACCGGTTGGCAGGCCGACTACCCGTCCCTGGGTAACTTCCTCGGCCCGCTGTATGGCACCGGTGCCGGCTCCAACGACGGCGACTACTCCAACCCGGCTTTCGACGCCAAGCTGGCTGAGGCTGCTGGCGCCGACTCCCCGGAGGCAGCCGCCACGATCTACAACGAGTCTCAGGAGATCCTCTTCCAGGACCTGCCCGTGATCCCGCTGTGGTACTCCAACGTCACTGGTGGTTCCAGCCAGAACGTCGACAACGTCGTCTTCTCCTGGAAGTCTGTCCCGGTGTACTACGACATCACCAAGAAGTAG
- a CDS encoding 2-dehydropantoate 2-reductase, with amino-acid sequence MRIAILGAGAIGGWFGGRLVEAGHEVVFVARGETLEVLQGRGLVLNDAAPIPVRAVGTLAEVPDDTDVVLMAVKVTAETDLAALLEGLPPTAVVALTQNSVEVPSLVADVVGKERTWPGVVRAYFHHIGPGQVEYHGGPMTYSFSPWDGSADEQSEPFAAALREAGVEASVIDDIFSDVWLKAMLVTSTGALGALTDQPMAELRGRYRSSLEALMRETYETALANGVDMPATAIEDTLAFADRMPAEATSSMQRDLRDGRPNELDAQVGAICRMGRAQGVDTRLHNLLLEVLG; translated from the coding sequence ATGAGAATCGCGATCCTGGGAGCAGGAGCAATCGGTGGCTGGTTCGGCGGTCGGCTTGTTGAAGCCGGGCATGAGGTCGTGTTCGTCGCCCGGGGCGAGACCTTGGAGGTGCTGCAGGGCCGGGGTCTGGTGCTTAACGACGCCGCGCCCATCCCGGTCCGTGCCGTCGGCACGCTGGCGGAGGTGCCCGACGACACCGACGTCGTGCTGATGGCGGTGAAGGTCACCGCAGAGACCGACCTGGCGGCTCTGCTCGAGGGCCTGCCACCCACCGCGGTGGTGGCGCTAACGCAAAACTCCGTCGAGGTGCCTTCCCTCGTCGCCGACGTGGTGGGCAAGGAGCGGACGTGGCCGGGTGTCGTCCGCGCCTACTTCCACCACATTGGCCCCGGCCAGGTCGAATACCACGGCGGGCCGATGACGTACTCTTTCAGCCCGTGGGATGGCTCGGCGGACGAGCAGAGTGAGCCCTTCGCCGCGGCCCTGCGAGAAGCTGGCGTCGAGGCCAGCGTCATCGACGACATCTTCAGCGATGTGTGGCTCAAGGCGATGCTCGTGACCAGCACCGGCGCGCTAGGAGCCCTGACCGACCAGCCGATGGCCGAGCTGCGCGGCCGTTACCGCTCCTCCCTGGAAGCCCTCATGCGGGAGACTTATGAGACGGCGCTGGCCAACGGCGTCGACATGCCCGCCACGGCCATCGAGGACACCCTCGCCTTCGCCGATCGGATGCCCGCGGAAGCCACCAGCTCGATGCAGCGCGACCTGCGGGACGGGCGCCCGAACGAGCTTGATGCCCAGGTCGGCGCCATCTGCCGAATGGGTCGTGCGCAGGGGGTGGACACCCGCCTGCATAATTTGTTGCTGGAGGTGCTGGGGTAG
- a CDS encoding (d)CMP kinase, giving the protein MLTVLIDGPSGSGKSTFAEALGRHWGLPVVHLDSFYPGWSGLVAAAAMVVDDVLHPSHPGYRRWDWVDNRPAGWVDLDPGASVIVEGVGAVTGASISRAEERGDVLTVRVCAPAALRRRRALERDPGFEPWWEMWAAQEREHFAGPGHVPVHLRIDMSGGNWGYRGLSGT; this is encoded by the coding sequence ATGCTCACCGTGCTTATCGACGGTCCCTCTGGGTCCGGCAAGTCCACCTTCGCCGAGGCCCTCGGGCGTCACTGGGGCCTGCCGGTGGTCCACCTGGATAGCTTCTATCCCGGGTGGTCGGGTTTGGTGGCAGCCGCCGCCATGGTGGTGGACGACGTCTTGCATCCTTCCCACCCCGGCTACCGCCGGTGGGATTGGGTGGACAACCGCCCCGCAGGGTGGGTGGACCTTGACCCGGGCGCCTCGGTGATCGTGGAAGGGGTGGGGGCGGTGACGGGGGCGTCGATAAGCAGGGCGGAGGAGCGCGGAGACGTTTTGACGGTGCGTGTCTGCGCCCCTGCTGCCCTGCGTCGTAGGCGCGCCCTGGAGCGCGATCCGGGCTTCGAACCGTGGTGGGAAATGTGGGCCGCGCAGGAGCGCGAACACTTCGCCGGACCGGGCCACGTGCCCGTTCATCTCCGGATCGACATGAGTGGGGGTAATTGGGGGTATCGAGGGTTGTCGGGCACGTAA
- a CDS encoding integrase core domain-containing protein yields the protein MLQRPIEPKQYRAVHYTDTLADSEVVASVGSRGDSYDNAMAEALNSVYKAELIDRHHWGGLIDVMAATAQWVGWYNSARLHSQIGYRTPDEAHSRLAVVAAAG from the coding sequence GTGTTGCAACGACCGATTGAGCCCAAGCAATACCGGGCGGTGCATTACACCGACACCCTGGCCGATAGTGAGGTTGTTGCCTCTGTTGGATCCAGGGGCGACTCCTACGACAATGCGATGGCCGAGGCCTTGAACTCGGTGTACAAGGCCGAGTTGATTGACCGCCACCACTGGGGCGGGCTCATTGACGTTATGGCTGCTACTGCGCAGTGGGTTGGGTGGTACAACTCTGCTCGGCTTCATTCCCAGATTGGTTATCGTACGCCTGATGAAGCTCACTCACGGTTGGCAGTTGTGGCCGCTGCTGGTTGA
- a CDS encoding energy-coupling factor transporter transmembrane component T family protein, giving the protein MNVLKDINPVTRVIGLMVLTTPLLLSVDVVSAAVALAFTVLAAPLCGVSWPRLLRRGWPIFLAAPLAAVPMALYGRPEGETHFQFLLIHVTDNSLSLAIAIFVRVLAIGLPVIVLSADVDPTDFGDGLAQVLRLPERFVLGAVAAARLASLFREDLTSMRRARRARGIADQGRVRYLLTLAFGLLVLSLRRGSKLATAMEARGFGRVAEHGRTWARESRLHARDWAVMAVCLLVSASAIGIAVATGYFRFLGVA; this is encoded by the coding sequence ATGAACGTGCTCAAGGACATCAATCCGGTGACGCGCGTCATCGGGCTCATGGTGCTGACCACCCCGTTGCTGTTGTCGGTGGACGTCGTCTCCGCGGCCGTGGCCCTAGCCTTCACGGTTCTCGCGGCTCCCTTGTGTGGGGTGAGTTGGCCCCGCCTCCTCCGCCGCGGGTGGCCGATCTTCCTAGCCGCTCCGCTCGCCGCGGTGCCCATGGCTTTGTACGGGCGTCCGGAGGGGGAGACCCACTTCCAATTCCTCCTCATTCACGTCACCGACAACTCCCTGTCGCTGGCGATTGCTATTTTCGTGCGTGTCCTCGCTATCGGCCTGCCCGTCATCGTACTGTCGGCCGACGTTGATCCCACCGACTTCGGTGATGGTCTCGCCCAGGTGCTGCGCTTGCCCGAACGTTTTGTGTTGGGTGCGGTTGCCGCTGCCCGCCTGGCGTCCCTGTTCCGCGAAGACCTCACGTCGATGCGTCGAGCGCGCCGGGCCCGCGGAATCGCCGACCAAGGCCGCGTTCGCTATTTGCTCACCCTTGCCTTCGGCTTGCTAGTCCTTTCGTTGCGGCGGGGCTCGAAGCTTGCGACGGCCATGGAGGCCCGCGGGTTTGGCCGGGTCGCCGAACATGGACGCACGTGGGCCCGCGAGTCCCGCCTGCACGCCCGCGACTGGGCGGTCATGGCGGTGTGCCTGCTCGTCTCGGCCTCTGCGATTGGCATTGCCGTGGCCACCGGATACTTCCGCTTCCTGGGCGTGGCCTGA
- a CDS encoding DUF808 domain-containing protein — protein MAGGLLALLDDVALIARSAASSLDDVAAAAGKTSAKAAGVVVDDAAVTPRFVTGVTPARELPMIWRITKGSLVNKIIIILPIALLLSWIAPWALTPILMIGGTYLCFEGAEKIIHMVAPHNSHEDKTPVREQVNAKEAEDKLVKGAITTDLILSAEIMVISLNEVADQPILFRAAVLIVVAIGITALVYGAVAVLVKMDDLGLRMVERGKAAGFGRGLVAAMPKVLSTIGFIGTFAMLWVGGHIIIAGLEEFGLTWPYHFIHSLEVAAGGGFLGWAVNTFFSLIVGLVWGLVVAGIVMGVKKLTGRKAVDSVHHE, from the coding sequence ATGGCCGGTGGTCTGCTCGCACTGCTTGACGACGTCGCCCTCATCGCCCGCAGCGCCGCCTCCAGCTTGGATGACGTCGCGGCCGCCGCAGGAAAGACCTCTGCTAAGGCGGCCGGCGTGGTCGTCGATGACGCCGCCGTCACCCCCCGCTTCGTCACCGGCGTCACCCCCGCCCGGGAATTGCCGATGATCTGGCGCATTACCAAAGGCTCCCTGGTCAACAAGATCATCATCATCCTCCCCATCGCGCTCCTGCTCAGCTGGATCGCGCCCTGGGCACTCACCCCCATCCTCATGATCGGCGGCACCTACCTCTGCTTCGAAGGAGCCGAGAAGATCATCCACATGGTCGCGCCGCACAACTCCCACGAGGACAAGACGCCCGTCCGGGAACAGGTCAACGCCAAGGAGGCCGAGGACAAGCTGGTTAAGGGGGCAATCACCACTGACCTCATCCTCTCCGCAGAGATCATGGTCATCTCGCTCAACGAGGTCGCCGACCAGCCAATACTCTTCCGCGCCGCCGTACTCATCGTCGTCGCCATCGGCATCACCGCCCTGGTCTACGGCGCCGTGGCCGTCCTGGTGAAGATGGATGATCTGGGCCTGCGGATGGTTGAGCGAGGCAAGGCCGCCGGGTTCGGTCGAGGCCTCGTTGCTGCCATGCCCAAGGTGCTGTCCACGATCGGTTTCATCGGCACCTTCGCCATGCTGTGGGTTGGTGGCCACATCATCATCGCCGGACTCGAGGAATTCGGCCTCACCTGGCCTTATCACTTCATCCACAGCCTCGAAGTCGCGGCCGGCGGCGGGTTCCTGGGATGGGCGGTCAACACCTTCTTCTCCCTCATCGTCGGCCTCGTCTGGGGCCTCGTCGTCGCGGGCATCGTGATGGGTGTGAAGAAGCTCACGGGCCGCAAAGCCGTCGATTCCGTCCACCACGAGTAG